Genomic segment of Eremothecium sinecaudum strain ATCC 58844 chromosome VIII, complete sequence:
CCATTTCCTTATTTGATACTCAACTAGACTGCTTATTTTCGGAATATTTTCTAATTTCGATCTGGCTCCAATTAGAGTTTTGATGTCGTACTCCATTTTATAGTCTGGGGAAAAAGAGAACACAAGATAATGCCCATGTTCTGCTTCATTGGGATTTTCTGATGTATCGGTCATTGTAGAAACAAATTCTTCGGCCGTTGTGAGCGAAACTGTAAGGCAAGCTTGAAACCTCACCATTGAAACAGTAAGCTGCACGGGAAGTGAGGCTGCTAATGGTTTAGGATAATTAAAGAGAAGCTTTGTCTCGATACCTAGTGCAAAACGATCCCGTAAGTCAATATCAATTTTGGCTTCCAGTCTGCGTTTATTTAAATTAGGGGAGTATTGAATTCGACAATTCGAAAAGATAGGGAAATCATCGCCAATATCCAATTCTGTTATTTTAATACAATCAAGGTAATTCGGAAGCTCGCTTGATTTTCTGGCAATAAAATCATCAAGCGAATGTATAATATTGTCTTTTAGCAATGCTTCCTCACGGAATTGTTGAATAGTTTGTGCaattaaaacattaaaCCAGTCCAGAGACTCTGGCGCATGTGTTTCCACATCGTAGTAAGTTTTTTCTAAAATACTGTTTATTTGTCTCGTACGCTCATTTTCTTTATCTTCCACAATAGATGATCCGTCCTTTCCGCCTCGTTTAATTAATGTAGAGAATAACCGACTGGTTGTAGCTGATAATAACGGCGGTGCCATGAAACTAGATGAGCTCCCAATTGGTGAATTGGAGTCCGTTGAAGAGTTTTCAATAGCGTGTTTAGAGGACCCTTCACCgaaaaagaagaacttGACGAAGAGAAATAGCACCACTATAACACTCAGTTGTCCTACAATTAGTCCTTGTGCAAAAGACCAGGAAGAGAATGACGAGGGCATTAAAGTAGCAACTGTAGGATAACTATTGTCAAACACCGATAATGTAATCTGAGTTTTCGGAGTAGTACTTTCACTAGCGGATGTCATTAAGTCTGTTTTATCAATTTCGCTGCGAATACTACTCTCAATTCTTTCCAAAAGCACTTTCTGCAGATTTTCTGGCAAATACTGACGTATATGTTCATCTAATAAGCGTAGTTGATCAGTAATGTTATATCTAGCGCCTAAATTTGTAGTATCATTTCCTGTGACGTTTTCATAACTCCCGCCATATATATCCTTCGCATCCCACGTATAATTTAACGAGGTTACATGCCCCGCACTTTTAATTAAAGTGTCCATTTCATTTAGTAATGACCTTATCCTTCTTATAGTTTTACACCTCTTATGGTCTGTTTATATTCCTCTGGAATTATGTAAAGAAGGatcttttcaaaaataaCTATTACCCGGTTATACTACAGTCGAACAAAATTGTAGCTATAATTAGCTAATCAACATGCTGTTACTGACAGCAGTGCTTCTACAGTCGCTGAACAACCCAATCGAATGAAAATTGAACAAATATTGGGTCAATTGACCCATAAAATAGGTTTGTCGGCTTTTCGACAAGAAATTAGTACATTGGATACATTGCGAAGCTGACGGACGTTACGCAAGTTATTGAATCTTTGAGGTACAATTTTTGTGTTTAAGAATATTCATTGCATGAATCTTTGTTAATATTCTTTCTGTTGTTATTATAACACATGGTATAAATATTGAACTGACTTCGAATTGCGTTTGTTAAGATCCGAACCCCCCTTTAAAGCAGATATAACAATTACACATTTAATCCGCATTATTAAAACATACTAAAATTCACTAACGAATTAAAATATTCAAATAAGGTCAAATAACACTGTAATAAATAATGATAAGGTCACCTGTAAAACAAAAGCGGGAAGATAAGTCACTTGACCCTGGTTGTCTAAGATTAAATCCAAATTCTTCTAGACTTCGGATTGATGAAGTTTTGAAAGCATTGAAAGTGAATAATGCGAATCCGAGCTCACCGCAGGCCAACACCTTGACTATGGTAAACTTGGTGTTTAAGAACTGTGATGAACAACAATTGataaatttattaattGTCAAACGCTCTTTTTGGTCGAATTTTTACAGTTTGATGAACAAGTATGCCTACAGTAATAGCTTGCTTTGCTCAGCACTATCGGTGTTACGAATAACTGAAAATTTACTATTAGAGGCTAAAGGTAGCAAGTTACTTGAAGCTTTGAGTGCATTCTCTATTGGAATGCATGGAAACTACGATATTTTAACGGTTCTTGCGGGGGAATTAATGGCTGCAGAAGAGCCTTCTCAATCAAAAAATGATATTATCAGCATTCTCGGAAATTATATTGCTTGTTTGAATAAATTTGCTAAACTATCACCAGATGATGCAGCACCAGTAGTTGCAGAAGTTTATACAGCGTTGAAGAAAGGGAGGATACTAGCTGCAGTGGCATATTACTTGGATGAATCCACTGAAGCTAGGTCACGTGATGCTATAATACATATGTTTTTCAGTCCATTCAAGTCTATGTTAACGTTTATGTCCAGTACTAAGGTTTCTACAAATACTACCCATTTAGCTAAACAACTAGAGCGCAGTATTGAGAAAATCTTTTACCTCAACAAATCTGTTAAAGAATTATTCCTTAAAATAAACAATGAATTCAAGGATCCCTCCTGTTTCAGTATCTTGGAGATAATAGATTTGAATGCAATACTCAAAGATGATAATTTATccttgaagaagaagataacGGAACAGCTGATGTTTGAAGAACAGCCATTTCCATTGTTTAGCGGAAGTATTGGCATCACTAAAGTGGTTTTTGAGTACTGTACTTCGAAATATAATGGTGCCAAAACACCAAACtatatttttcaaatattaTTGAACAGAGAGGCAGTTACATTCGCTTTGGTGAATAGGCTACTTTCATTTTGGATTGAATCGCATGCTAAAGCTTCTACAGACCTAGAATCCTTATTGCAATTGGTAAATACTTTGTTCGATAAAGTCGACAAGGAAATAAATAAAGGCGGCCAAGAATCTCCTGTTCTGGACAGGACATTGGAATTAATCAACTCATTTTCTTATGAAAAGCTTAGAAAATTCCAGGTACAGCTGCTGAAAGGTAAGCAACATCAAAGATGGAACAAGCAAGGTGCTCAGTTCAACAACGTTCTTTCCAAACAAGTTGAAGAATATGTCAAACAGCAAAGAGTATTTCAACTGCAAATTGGTATATGGGTTTACGCAGATGATCCAGTAGCTGCTTACCGTACGAAGAATCCTAAATTTTTCTATCTAGTGCTTTCAGATAACCACTATAATTTATTGGCGAGGGAATTCAAGTACAGAATTGAAAGAACTCCCACTGTTGAGCAAAATAAAATTATCTCACCCGATGGAGATGCCGTACTTGGACTGTCAACTATTGTAATCCCATTGAAGCGTATAATTGATTATAGATCAAGGGAATTGGTAGGTAAAAACATTACCCAACCACATAAAAGGTTAATTAATATGTCCCGTAATGCTTCTTATACTGAGGTACAGTTAGTTGGTAAAAACGAAAAATTGCTTCTAACCTTTTATCTTGATAATAAAGAGGCTTCATATATATGGTTTGATGGTTTACAGCTAATTGCATCACAGAGGCAGAATAAAGTATCCAAGCCTACAAAAAATCAGATCGAAACATTAATAGATATTAGGAAGAATATCCAAATGGTTGGATTAAGCCATTATAACTTTTTGGAAGGCTTTGATGAATATactgatgatgatgatgagtATTACGATTTAGACGCATTAAGCATTCTGACTGAAGACTTTTTCTACGATTAATAAAATACGATGCTAGTACATAGTTTAGATTGGTAGTTTAGTGTTTGTTCGAAATATGCcataaaataatataattCATTTATGAGTTAATTTATTAGACTACATTGTCCTTTAATTAATGTACAAATGCTACAAGTAGATTATGTTATAGGTTATCCTCCCTTCTATCCCTTCCTAAActtttttttgtttttgattttctgatttaacttcttcttcctaAATGAACGCTCTTGGTCTTCAGATCGGTCTTTCTTTGTCTTCTTATAAGAGCGGGAACTTGAATCTTCAACTGCCTCTAATCTCTTTCTCTGTTTACTATTAGTCAATTTTTTGTTCTTAGATAAAACGCTCAGAATAGAAGAGTTCTTTTTCTCAGATTCTGTTTGGAACCATGTTCTCTTTGGACGAGACTGGATTTCTGCTTTATGCTTTAACAAATTCTGACCTTTCCGGATTTCCATTTCAGCTCTTAAGATTTCTTTCTCTTGcttctcttcttccaaaaCCTCACCAATCAGATCTTCCTTCGA
This window contains:
- the MMM1 gene encoding ERMES complex subunit MMM1 (Syntenic homolog of Ashbya gossypii AAL166C; Syntenic homolog of Saccharomyces cerevisiae YLL006W (MMM1)) — protein: MDTLIKSAGHVTSLNYTWDAKDIYGGSYENVTGNDTTNLGARYNITDQLRLLDEHIRQYLPENLQKVLLERIESSIRSEIDKTDLMTSASESTTPKTQITLSVFDNSYPTVATLMPSSFSSWSFAQGLIVGQLSVIVVLFLFVKFFFFGEGSSKHAIENSSTDSNSPIGSSSSFMAPPLLSATTSRLFSTLIKRGGKDGSSIVEDKENERTRQINSILEKTYYDVETHAPESLDWFNVLIAQTIQQFREEALLKDNIIHSLDDFIARKSSELPNYLDCIKITELDIGDDFPIFSNCRIQYSPNLNKRRLEAKIDIDLRDRFALGIETKLLFNYPKPLAASLPVQLTVSMVRFQACLTVSLTTAEEFVSTMTDTSENPNEAEHGHYLVFSFSPDYKMEYDIKTLIGARSKLENIPKISSLVEYQIRKWFMDRCVEPRFQFVKLPSMWPRSKNTREEKTAQEEELSKASGNGKN
- the LMO1 gene encoding Lmo1p (Syntenic homolog of Ashbya gossypii AAL165W; Syntenic homolog of Saccharomyces cerevisiae YLL007C), yielding MIRSPVKQKREDKSLDPGCLRLNPNSSRLRIDEVLKALKVNNANPSSPQANTLTMVNLVFKNCDEQQLINLLIVKRSFWSNFYSLMNKYAYSNSLLCSALSVLRITENLLLEAKGSKLLEALSAFSIGMHGNYDILTVLAGELMAAEEPSQSKNDIISILGNYIACLNKFAKLSPDDAAPVVAEVYTALKKGRILAAVAYYLDESTEARSRDAIIHMFFSPFKSMLTFMSSTKVSTNTTHLAKQLERSIEKIFYLNKSVKELFLKINNEFKDPSCFSILEIIDLNAILKDDNLSLKKKITEQLMFEEQPFPLFSGSIGITKVVFEYCTSKYNGAKTPNYIFQILLNREAVTFALVNRLLSFWIESHAKASTDLESLLQLVNTLFDKVDKEINKGGQESPVLDRTLELINSFSYEKLRKFQVQLLKGKQHQRWNKQGAQFNNVLSKQVEEYVKQQRVFQLQIGIWVYADDPVAAYRTKNPKFFYLVLSDNHYNLLAREFKYRIERTPTVEQNKIISPDGDAVLGLSTIVIPLKRIIDYRSRELVGKNITQPHKRLINMSRNASYTEVQLVGKNEKLLLTFYLDNKEASYIWFDGLQLIASQRQNKVSKPTKNQIETLIDIRKNIQMVGLSHYNFLEGFDEYTDDDDEYYDLDALSILTEDFFYD